Proteins encoded in a region of the bacterium genome:
- a CDS encoding DUF4920 domain-containing protein: MRKIILVSMALCSLLAVAAQADKAETVYGQGVSGSDTVLVSTLLANPDAYVGKTIRVKGTAVGVCEHRGCWVNLASDVEGETVRVKVKDGVIVFPPEMLGDTVLAEGVWTANELDLETTKKVCEMEAKKDGKDFDAASVTTCMTLYQLSGTGAVVAKK, translated from the coding sequence ATGCGCAAGATCATCCTCGTTTCCATGGCCCTGTGCTCGCTGCTCGCCGTCGCCGCCCAGGCCGACAAGGCCGAGACCGTCTACGGCCAGGGCGTCAGCGGGTCCGACACTGTGCTGGTGAGCACGCTGCTGGCCAACCCCGACGCCTACGTGGGCAAGACGATCCGCGTCAAGGGCACTGCCGTCGGCGTGTGCGAGCACCGCGGCTGCTGGGTGAACCTGGCTTCGGACGTCGAGGGCGAGACCGTGCGCGTGAAGGTGAAGGACGGCGTCATCGTCTTCCCGCCCGAGATGCTGGGCGACACCGTGCTGGCCGAGGGCGTCTGGACCGCCAACGAGCTCGACCTCGAGACCACGAAGAAGGTCTGCGAGATGGAGGCCAAGAAGGACGGCAAGGACTTCGACGCCGCGTCGGTCACCACCTGCATGACGCTGTACCAGCTGAGCGGCACCGGCGCCGTCGTCGCCAAGAAGTAG
- a CDS encoding PepSY-associated TM helix domain-containing protein, with the protein MQRFRKICRTLHRELGFLAVGLTLVYAVSGIAVNHAHHWDANYQRTLTVERMEPVGVHPTDEIRALVIERLGLGDEVKNTWRADSTTLQVFVEGGGYDVDLASGEITQHGFRKRPLLFDLNFMHLNLGKAPWTGIADVYAGILIILALTGPWLVRGRKGLKGRGGLLMALGIVLPLVYTLVVRA; encoded by the coding sequence ATGCAGCGATTCCGGAAGATCTGCCGCACCCTGCACCGGGAGCTGGGTTTCCTTGCCGTGGGCCTGACCCTCGTCTACGCCGTCAGCGGCATCGCCGTCAACCATGCCCACCACTGGGACGCCAACTACCAGCGCACCCTCACGGTGGAGCGCATGGAGCCGGTGGGCGTGCACCCGACCGACGAGATCCGGGCGCTCGTGATCGAGCGCCTGGGCCTCGGCGACGAGGTCAAGAACACCTGGCGCGCCGACTCGACCACCCTGCAGGTCTTCGTCGAGGGCGGCGGCTACGACGTCGATCTGGCCTCGGGGGAGATCACCCAGCACGGGTTCCGCAAGCGGCCGTTGCTCTTCGACCTCAACTTCATGCACCTCAATCTCGGCAAGGCGCCCTGGACCGGGATCGCCGACGTCTACGCCGGCATCCTGATCATCCTGGCATTGACCGGACCCTGGCTCGTGCGGGGGCGCAAGGGCCTCAAGGGCCGGGGCGGCCTCCTCATGGCGCTGGGCATCGTCCTGCCGTTGGTGTACACGCTGGTCGTCCGGGCGTAG
- a CDS encoding esterase family protein: MRVDLQPPAWATHLWSDHTDWRKAPVPVERLAPFEIPDDAYFEYAWQDADGEKRPDPDNPNPRLNPWWTFASNLMGPAYAPDRWVVEEGVKPAGRVLRLRVETARFPAARQVLVYTPAGHADAELPAVWFQDGKAYFGWGRVAQVLDRLLAAGEVAPAHLVFVTPNDRTREYAFNPDYLAHLVAEVLPAVEARIAGDGRRTAWGASLGGLCSAYLAWDHPELFQRVVAQSGAFLFSPDMDLSWPFEGREAFRQRVEVEAPRDIAWHLDCGTLEWLTGSNERLVAALAAAGMSARLELRAAGHNWVNWRNGLARGLRFALGAGA, translated from the coding sequence GTGCGCGTCGACCTGCAGCCGCCCGCCTGGGCCACGCACCTGTGGAGCGACCACACCGACTGGCGCAAGGCGCCGGTCCCGGTCGAGCGCCTGGCGCCCTTCGAGATCCCCGACGACGCCTACTTCGAGTACGCCTGGCAGGACGCCGACGGCGAGAAGCGGCCCGATCCGGACAACCCCAATCCGCGCCTGAATCCCTGGTGGACCTTCGCCTCGAACCTGATGGGGCCCGCCTACGCCCCCGACCGGTGGGTCGTCGAGGAAGGCGTCAAGCCCGCTGGACGCGTGCTGCGCCTGCGGGTGGAGACGGCCCGCTTCCCCGCGGCGCGCCAGGTGCTGGTGTACACGCCGGCGGGGCACGCCGACGCCGAGCTGCCGGCGGTGTGGTTCCAGGACGGCAAGGCCTACTTCGGCTGGGGCCGCGTGGCGCAGGTGCTCGATCGCCTCCTCGCCGCGGGCGAGGTCGCGCCGGCCCACCTCGTCTTCGTCACCCCCAACGACCGCACCCGGGAGTACGCCTTCAATCCGGACTACCTCGCGCACCTGGTCGCCGAGGTGCTGCCCGCGGTCGAGGCCCGCATCGCCGGCGACGGCCGGCGCACGGCGTGGGGCGCGAGCCTGGGCGGACTGTGCAGCGCCTACCTGGCCTGGGACCACCCGGAGCTCTTCCAGCGGGTGGTGGCCCAGTCCGGGGCGTTCCTCTTTTCGCCGGACATGGACCTGTCGTGGCCCTTCGAGGGCCGGGAGGCCTTCCGGCAGCGGGTCGAGGTCGAGGCCCCGCGGGACATCGCCTGGCACCTGGACTGCGGCACCCTCGAATGGCTGACCGGCAGCAACGAGCGGCTCGTGGCGGCCCTCGCGGCCGCGGGGATGTCGGCCCGCCTGGAACTGCGCGCTGCCGGACACAACTGGGTGAACTGGCGCAACGGTCTGGCCCGGGGGCTGCGCTTCGCCCTCGGCGCCGGGGCCTGA
- a CDS encoding MTH1187 family thiamine-binding protein: MVLLEFAMFPTDKGASVSEYVKRNLEIIDDSGLPYRLGPMGTCLEGEYDEVMAVVKKCYERMSADCGRIACNLKFDWRPGPGGRLDGKVATLKAKTGRDLRT, encoded by the coding sequence ATGGTGCTGCTGGAGTTCGCCATGTTCCCCACCGACAAGGGGGCGAGCGTGAGCGAGTACGTGAAGCGCAACCTCGAGATCATCGACGACAGCGGCCTGCCCTACCGCCTCGGCCCCATGGGCACCTGCCTCGAGGGCGAGTACGACGAGGTGATGGCCGTGGTGAAGAAGTGCTACGAACGCATGAGCGCCGATTGCGGGCGCATCGCCTGCAACCTGAAGTTCGACTGGCGCCCCGGACCGGGCGGCCGCCTCGACGGCAAGGTGGCCACCCTGAAGGCCAAGACCGGCCGCGACCTGCGGACCTGA